A part of Synechococcus sp. UW179A genomic DNA contains:
- a CDS encoding DUF1269 domain-containing protein: MSNLVVIGFPKVEEAEQVRLELVAIQEEHLITLEDAVVLEHGSDGHVHLRQAINMTAAGAMGGSFWGLLIGLIFANPLLGVAAGASAGAASGALSDIGINDKFLKELTETLPQGSAALALLVRDSTPDRVIERLRRHLPNARLIHTSLSHTDEEKLKQQLEQARKQAEALRMA, encoded by the coding sequence ATGAGCAATCTTGTGGTGATTGGTTTCCCCAAGGTTGAGGAAGCTGAGCAGGTTCGTCTTGAGCTGGTTGCGATCCAGGAAGAGCATCTGATCACCCTCGAGGACGCTGTGGTTCTCGAACATGGCAGTGACGGTCACGTGCATCTTCGTCAGGCCATCAACATGACTGCCGCAGGTGCCATGGGCGGAAGCTTCTGGGGACTGCTGATTGGACTGATCTTCGCCAACCCGCTGCTTGGCGTGGCAGCTGGTGCCAGTGCCGGTGCTGCTTCGGGAGCCCTCAGCGACATTGGGATTAATGACAAGTTCCTCAAGGAGCTCACCGAAACCCTGCCGCAGGGAAGTGCAGCACTGGCTTTGCTTGTGCGGGACTCAACGCCTGATCGTGTGATTGAGCGCTTGCGTCGTCATCTGCCCAATGCCCGCTTGATTCATACCAGCCTCAGTCATACGGATGAGGAGAAGCTCAAGCAACAGCTCGAGCAGGCCCGTAAGCAAGCCGAAGCACTGCGGATGGCCTGA